A window of the Juglans microcarpa x Juglans regia isolate MS1-56 chromosome 5D, Jm3101_v1.0, whole genome shotgun sequence genome harbors these coding sequences:
- the LOC121265982 gene encoding protein S-acyltransferase 11 → MATNAHLLNHVQIKERPAQLHNEGNSQLSEHLITTISEDHEETCWGCGLRLLLPSNAPIFKCGWCGAITKQNPRKRESKCSWWRRLRDRCFVCILFVFMLFVICGGLWAIYPVIFSISSFCGIFHSIVTMILSIATISSFSLAAFQCAGMPPNIQWGSYPVVQKGEFENYTFCHYCSKPKSPRTHHCRSCGICILDMDHHCPFIGNCVGAANHRYFILFLISAVTSTIYVSIMSAYAGLRIWPPLRYRLGHFSGFNMDLALRAMMEIFLAFLRSTVLLSARGLVLVYLFVSSVSVQIGLSVLLWQQLCFIYEGKTYLSHLSTRGNEEIIGRKDCQNLFRFFECPYSLSRYLPNFSRSRKRHETKGS, encoded by the exons ATGGCTACTAATGCTCACCTTCTAAATCACGTTCAGATCAAAG AAAGGCCGGCACAGTTACACAATGAAGGGAATTCCCAACTTTCT GAGCATTTAATTACAACAATCAGTGAGGATCATGAGGAAACATGCTGGGGCTGTGGATTACGCCTTCTTCTGCCATCTAATGCACCTATTTTCAAGTGTGGCTGGTGTGGGGCCATAACAAAGCAGAACCCACGGAAACGTGAAAGCAAGTGCTCTTGGTGGAGACGCTTGCGAGACCGGTGCTTTGTTTGTATCCTTTTTGTGTTTATGCTATTTGTGATAT GTGGTGGTCTGTGGGCCATATACCCCGTTATCTTTTCTATTAGCTCTTTCTGTGGGATATTCCACTCCATTGTAACAATGATCTTGTCCATAGCTACCATATCTTCGTTCAGCCTTGCGGCATTTCAATGTGCTGGCATGCCTCCAAACATACAGTGGGGTAGCTACCCAGTTGTGCAAAAGGGTGAATTTGAGAACTATACCTTCTGTCACTATTGCTCAAAACCAAAGTCACCTAGGACTCATCATTGCCGTTCATGTGGAATCTGCATATTGGATATGGATCATCACTGCCCATTT ATTGGGAACTGTGTTGGTGCAGCAAATCACCGGTATTTCATTCTCTTCCTCATTTCAGCTGTCACTAGTACAATCTATGTGTCAATCATGTCTGCATATGCAGGGCTGCGCATATGGCCTCCATTAAGATATAGGTTGGGCCATTTCAGTGGGTTTAACATGGATTTGGCCTTGAGAGCTATGATGGaaatttttcttgcttttctAAGGTCTACAGTGCTACTATCCGCAAGAGGGCTTGTTCTAGTATATCTTTTTGTTTCTAGTGTTTCAGTGCAGATAGGGTTGAGCGTTCTTCTGTGGCAGCAGCTTTGTTTTATATATGAAGGTAAAACATATTTAAGTCACTTAAGTACACGGGGAAATGAAGAAATTATTGGGAGAAAAGATTGCCAAAATCTATTTCGTTTTTTTGAATGCCCATATTCTCTATCAAGATATTTGCCAAATTTTTCAAGATCTCGGAAGAGACACGAGACGAAGGGGAGCTAG